From Hydra vulgaris chromosome 07, alternate assembly HydraT2T_AEP, a single genomic window includes:
- the LOC136082129 gene encoding protein FAM183B-like yields MSATKKCQSSVNYVHQNAILCETIKKEQKNEKIYTNFSVSKVYALTGKPNSTHDLENKEVDSHFLNIIKQTNQTPPQKFDYPQTEAQEIGWCTKPLIEPLLSDYNLHHPKKHTEITKFMDAYWRQKEQSTDHT; encoded by the exons ATGTCTGCGACGAAAAAATGTCAAAGTTCAGTAAATTACGTTCACCAAAATGCCATACTatgtgaaacaataaaaaaggaacaaaaaaatgaaaaaatttacactAACTTTAGCGTGAGCAAAG TTTATGCATTAACTGGAAAACCAAATTCTACTCATGACttagaaaataaagaagttgATA gtcattttttaaacataatcaaACAAACTAATCAGACTCCTCCTCAGAAATTCGATTATCCACAAACTGAAGCTCAAGAAATTGGATGGTGCACAAAACCTTta atagaGCCTTTGCTTTCTGATTACAATCTTCATCATCCTAAAAAACATACTGAAATAACCAAGTTTATGGATGCGTATTGGAGACAAAAAGAACAGTCTACCGATCACACTTGA